A stretch of Peteryoungia algae DNA encodes these proteins:
- a CDS encoding glucose/quinate/shikimate family membrane-bound PQQ-dependent dehydrogenase: MFLIVTAVVFGILGLVLGAGGIQLLILGGSPYFLLAGLALLATAVLLFFRRAEALWVYGVFILVSLIWAVLEVGLDWWQLGPRGGLIVVLGLWLMLPAIRRRLGPVHRRDRVAASMLPVAVPVLVSVVVAGISLFVEPYGRHGALPTEQVAAAPALGGDVPDADWHRYGRTSYGQRYSPLTQITTDNVKDLKIAWTYQTGDVKLPEDVGETTYQVTPLKVGDTLFLCTPHNWAIAVDAATGQEKWKFDPNAGLNPDRQHQTCRGVTYYKDPSALEDTVCAERVYLPTSDARLIALDAGTGAVCENFANGGTLRLEQNMPYNPAGYYYSTSPPVIAAGKIIIGGAVNDNYSTQSPSGVIRAFDVNTGELVWNWDSGNPTQTAPIGLDETYTPNSPNSWSIFSVDEELGLVYIPLGNQVPDQLGMGRSESVEKYASSIVALDVNTGQDRWVRQTVHHDLWDMDVPAQPVLMDLNRDDGSVVPALIGPTKQGDIYVLDRRNGEPIIPVREIPAPGGAIPEDFAAPTQPISDLTFRPPTMTESNMWGLTIIDQMMCRIQFHQLKYEGQYTPPSLEGTLVYPGNFGTFNWGSVAVDPERQVMFGMPTYLAFTSQLVPRSEIPPKEAGTTGSEQGLNRNDGAPYGVIMGPFLSPLGIPCQAPPWGTVAGVDLKTGQIAYQKRNGTVIDMTPLPLPFKVGVPGIGGPMITKGGVVFLGAAVDNYLRAYDLTTGDQLWETRLPAGGQATPMTYALDDGKQYVVMVAGGHGSVGTDPGDYVIAYTLPD, from the coding sequence ATGTTTCTCATCGTTACCGCCGTCGTCTTCGGGATCCTGGGGCTCGTTCTCGGGGCAGGGGGAATACAGCTTCTCATCCTGGGCGGCAGTCCCTATTTCCTTCTCGCCGGGCTGGCCCTGCTGGCAACAGCTGTCTTGCTTTTCTTCAGGCGCGCGGAAGCGCTCTGGGTCTACGGCGTATTCATCCTTGTAAGCCTCATCTGGGCTGTTCTGGAAGTCGGTCTCGACTGGTGGCAGCTCGGCCCGCGCGGAGGCCTCATCGTTGTGCTCGGCCTGTGGCTGATGCTGCCGGCAATCCGGAGGAGGCTCGGTCCCGTTCATCGGCGTGATCGGGTGGCGGCCAGCATGCTGCCGGTCGCCGTGCCAGTCCTGGTGTCCGTCGTCGTTGCCGGCATTTCCCTGTTCGTCGAGCCCTATGGGCGCCACGGTGCGCTGCCGACTGAACAGGTAGCTGCCGCGCCTGCTCTTGGTGGTGATGTTCCCGATGCCGACTGGCACCGGTATGGCCGCACGTCCTATGGCCAGCGCTATTCGCCGCTCACCCAGATCACGACCGACAATGTCAAGGATCTGAAGATCGCCTGGACCTATCAAACCGGTGATGTGAAGCTGCCGGAGGATGTGGGCGAAACGACCTATCAGGTCACGCCGCTCAAGGTCGGAGACACGCTTTTTCTCTGCACGCCCCACAATTGGGCGATTGCCGTGGATGCGGCGACCGGGCAGGAGAAATGGAAATTCGATCCGAATGCGGGCCTCAATCCGGACCGGCAGCATCAGACCTGCCGAGGCGTTACCTATTACAAGGATCCGTCCGCCCTCGAAGACACCGTCTGCGCCGAGCGTGTCTACCTGCCGACGTCGGATGCCCGGCTGATCGCGCTTGATGCGGGTACCGGCGCCGTCTGCGAGAATTTCGCCAATGGCGGCACGCTGCGGCTCGAGCAGAACATGCCCTACAATCCGGCGGGTTACTACTATTCGACCTCGCCACCGGTGATCGCTGCAGGCAAGATCATCATCGGCGGTGCGGTGAACGACAATTATTCGACACAGTCTCCCTCAGGCGTCATCCGAGCCTTCGACGTCAACACAGGGGAACTGGTCTGGAACTGGGACAGCGGCAATCCCACGCAGACCGCGCCCATTGGGCTGGACGAAACCTACACGCCAAATTCGCCGAACAGCTGGTCGATCTTTTCGGTCGATGAAGAGCTCGGCCTTGTCTACATTCCCCTCGGCAATCAGGTCCCTGACCAGCTCGGCATGGGTCGCAGCGAGAGTGTCGAGAAATACGCTTCCTCTATCGTTGCGCTCGACGTGAATACCGGACAGGACCGCTGGGTGCGCCAGACCGTGCATCATGACCTCTGGGACATGGATGTGCCGGCACAGCCCGTCCTGATGGACCTCAATCGTGACGACGGTAGTGTGGTGCCAGCCCTGATCGGACCGACCAAGCAGGGCGACATCTATGTCCTCGACCGCCGCAATGGCGAACCGATTATCCCGGTACGGGAGATCCCGGCCCCTGGTGGTGCGATACCGGAGGACTTCGCAGCGCCGACGCAGCCAATTTCGGATCTCACCTTCCGGCCGCCGACGATGACCGAGAGCAATATGTGGGGGCTGACGATCATCGACCAGATGATGTGCCGGATCCAGTTCCACCAGCTGAAATACGAGGGCCAGTACACGCCGCCTTCGCTGGAAGGTACGCTCGTCTATCCCGGCAATTTCGGGACCTTCAACTGGGGCTCGGTCGCGGTCGATCCCGAGCGGCAGGTGATGTTCGGAATGCCGACCTACCTGGCCTTTACCTCGCAGCTTGTGCCGCGGTCCGAAATTCCGCCGAAAGAGGCCGGCACCACTGGATCCGAGCAGGGGCTGAACCGCAATGATGGTGCACCCTATGGCGTCATCATGGGACCGTTCCTGTCGCCGCTCGGCATTCCCTGCCAAGCGCCGCCATGGGGAACGGTAGCCGGTGTCGATCTGAAGACGGGTCAGATTGCCTATCAGAAGCGCAATGGCACCGTCATTGACATGACGCCGCTGCCGCTGCCGTTCAAGGTCGGCGTTCCCGGCATTGGTGGTCCTATGATCACCAAGGGTGGCGTGGTCTTTCTGGGGGCGGCCGTCGACAACTATCTGCGCGCTTATGATCTGACCACAGGCGACCAGTTGTGGGAGACGCGGCTGCCGGCCGGCGGGCAGGCGACGCCGATGACTTATGCTCTGGATGACGGCAAGCAGTATGTCGTCATGGTGGCCGGGGGGCACGGCTCCGTCGGCACCGACCCGGGGGACTATGTCATCGCCTACACGCTCCCGGATTAA
- the pncA gene encoding bifunctional nicotinamidase/pyrazinamidase, with protein MTKALLLIDIQNGFCPGGNLPVAEGDEVVPVANRLMASGKYDIIVASQDWHPSNHGSFASQHRGKNPFDMGELSGQPQVMWPDHCVQDSVDAEFHPELATDRIDFVQRKGENPKVDSYSAFRDNDKAALTGLADWLKAKGVTELDVMGLATDYCVKFSALDAVDMLPGAKVRLIADGCRGIDPKGVEEAIEAMRQAGVEITDSSRIGF; from the coding sequence ATGACCAAGGCCCTTCTGCTCATCGACATCCAGAATGGATTCTGCCCGGGAGGCAATCTACCGGTTGCGGAAGGTGACGAGGTCGTGCCCGTCGCCAATCGCCTGATGGCAAGCGGCAAGTATGACATCATCGTCGCATCGCAGGATTGGCATCCCTCCAACCATGGCAGCTTCGCCTCCCAGCATCGCGGCAAGAATCCCTTCGACATGGGAGAGCTTTCCGGCCAACCCCAGGTCATGTGGCCCGACCACTGCGTGCAGGACAGCGTCGATGCCGAGTTCCATCCCGAACTCGCGACCGATCGCATCGACTTCGTGCAGCGCAAGGGTGAGAACCCGAAGGTCGACAGCTATTCCGCCTTCCGCGACAATGACAAGGCGGCACTCACGGGTCTTGCCGACTGGCTGAAGGCAAAGGGCGTGACAGAGCTCGATGTGATGGGGCTTGCCACAGATTACTGCGTCAAATTCTCCGCGCTCGATGCGGTGGACATGCTGCCGGGGGCAAAGGTCCGGCTGATTGCGGACGGCTGCCGCGGCATCGATCCGAAAGGCGTTGAAGAGGCCATCGAGGCCATGCGCCAGGCGGGTGTCGAGATCACTGACAGCAGCCGAATCGGTTTCTGA
- the panC gene encoding pantoate--beta-alanine ligase → MEIVTTIAALRQKLAPRRRAGHTIGFVPTMGYLHQGHLSLVGLAKSENEVTVVSIFVNPLQFGKNEDLEKYPRDLIRDSAMLEEEGVDFLFAPDVQDMYPEPMQTVVDLPKLGSELEGEARPGHFAGVATVVTKLFNIVQPDSAYFGEKDYQQVTIIQKMVKDLAQPVRIVPVATVREGDGLACSSRNVYLSAAERAAAVVVPKTLAEAERLVRTGIRDVPTLEAKLVEFIRTEPLAEPEVVAIRDPRTLERIDKVKDTALVLLYVRFGKTKLLDNRIIGQAAATGMEAA, encoded by the coding sequence ATGGAAATCGTCACCACGATCGCCGCTTTGCGACAGAAGCTCGCGCCCCGCCGCCGCGCCGGCCATACCATCGGCTTCGTGCCGACCATGGGTTATCTGCATCAGGGGCACCTCAGCCTCGTCGGCCTTGCCAAGTCTGAAAACGAGGTGACGGTCGTCTCGATCTTCGTCAACCCGCTGCAGTTCGGCAAGAACGAGGATCTCGAGAAATATCCGCGCGACCTCATCCGCGACAGTGCGATGCTGGAAGAAGAAGGCGTAGACTTCCTTTTCGCCCCCGATGTCCAGGACATGTATCCGGAACCGATGCAGACGGTGGTCGATCTGCCGAAACTCGGCTCCGAACTCGAGGGCGAGGCCCGTCCCGGCCATTTCGCCGGTGTGGCGACCGTCGTCACCAAGCTTTTCAACATCGTCCAGCCCGACAGCGCCTATTTTGGCGAGAAGGACTATCAGCAGGTCACGATCATCCAGAAGATGGTCAAGGATCTTGCGCAACCTGTGCGCATCGTGCCCGTGGCCACCGTGCGCGAGGGGGACGGCCTCGCCTGCTCGTCCCGCAACGTCTATCTTTCGGCCGCCGAGCGGGCCGCAGCGGTCGTCGTGCCGAAGACACTCGCCGAAGCAGAGCGTCTGGTTCGGACCGGTATCCGTGACGTGCCGACACTGGAAGCGAAACTCGTCGAGTTCATCCGCACCGAACCGCTTGCCGAGCCTGAGGTCGTGGCCATCCGGGACCCGCGCACCCTGGAGCGGATCGATAAAGTGAAGGACACGGCACTTGTCCTGCTCTACGTCCGCTTCGGCAAGACCAAGCTTCTCGACAACCGCATCATCGGCCAAGCGGCCGCCACCGGCATGGAGGCCGCCTGA
- the panB gene encoding 3-methyl-2-oxobutanoate hydroxymethyltransferase, translating to MSTPPRQKRLTPADITALKGVTPIVSLTAYTTPVARILDRHCDLLLVGDSLGMVLYGMETTVGVTMDMMVAHGQATMRGTSRACVIVDLPFGAYQESKEQAFRNAVRLMKETGCDGVKLEGGAEMAETVEFLVSRGVPVFGHIGLMPQQVNTSGGYRSKGHSEAEQDKIRRDAKAIDEAGAFAMVIEGTVEPLAREITTTVKAATIGIGASPACDGQILVSDDMLGLFNEFKPRFVKHYSELADVIDKAAGGYAAEVKDRIFPGPEHTFQIRPKK from the coding sequence ATGAGCACACCACCCCGCCAGAAGCGCCTGACACCGGCCGACATCACAGCCCTCAAGGGCGTCACGCCGATCGTCTCGCTCACGGCCTACACGACACCTGTTGCCCGCATTCTCGACCGCCATTGCGACCTGCTCCTGGTCGGCGATAGCCTCGGCATGGTGCTTTACGGTATGGAAACCACCGTTGGCGTCACCATGGACATGATGGTCGCCCACGGCCAGGCCACGATGCGCGGCACGTCACGCGCCTGCGTGATCGTCGACCTCCCCTTCGGCGCCTATCAGGAGAGCAAGGAACAGGCTTTCCGCAATGCCGTGCGCCTGATGAAGGAAACCGGCTGCGACGGCGTGAAGCTCGAAGGCGGGGCGGAAATGGCCGAAACAGTCGAATTTCTCGTCAGCCGCGGTGTTCCCGTCTTCGGCCATATCGGCCTGATGCCGCAGCAGGTGAACACGTCCGGAGGTTATCGCTCCAAGGGCCACAGTGAAGCAGAGCAGGACAAGATCCGCCGCGACGCAAAGGCGATCGACGAAGCCGGTGCCTTCGCCATGGTGATCGAAGGCACGGTCGAACCTCTCGCCCGCGAAATCACCACAACGGTGAAGGCGGCTACGATCGGAATCGGCGCCTCCCCCGCCTGCGACGGCCAGATCCTCGTCTCCGACGACATGCTCGGGCTGTTCAACGAATTCAAGCCGCGCTTCGTCAAGCACTACAGCGAGTTGGCCGACGTCATCGACAAGGCCGCCGGGGGTTATGCCGCCGAGGTAAAGGACCGCATTTTCCCGGGCCCGGAACACACCTTCCAGATCCGCCCGAAGAAATAG
- a CDS encoding AzlC family ABC transporter permease codes for MSRSEFAQGALKALPVIISAGPFAVLFGAVAVANGQTVAEAALMSATVYAGASQLVGIELFGQNVPMWVVVLSILAVNFRHILYSAALTPFIDHYTFPQKMLSFFLLTDPQFAEAIARGESGRAVSFPWYFGFGAMIYVPWVSMSAVGGALGSVMGNPADWGIDVLLPIYFLGLVLGFRKRGNFLMIVTVSAVVSVIAQHLIGAPWHISVGALAGILLAAVLPLPVAAGKETAL; via the coding sequence ATGTCCCGATCCGAATTCGCCCAAGGTGCGCTGAAGGCGCTTCCCGTCATCATCTCGGCCGGTCCGTTTGCGGTCCTCTTCGGAGCGGTCGCCGTCGCAAACGGCCAGACCGTGGCTGAGGCGGCGCTGATGAGCGCAACCGTCTACGCGGGCGCCAGCCAGTTGGTCGGTATCGAACTGTTCGGCCAGAACGTGCCCATGTGGGTCGTCGTGCTCTCGATCCTCGCTGTCAACTTCCGTCACATCCTGTATTCGGCCGCACTCACGCCCTTCATCGATCACTACACATTCCCGCAAAAGATGCTGAGCTTCTTCTTGCTCACAGATCCGCAATTCGCCGAGGCTATCGCCCGAGGCGAAAGCGGTCGCGCAGTGAGCTTTCCCTGGTACTTCGGCTTCGGCGCAATGATCTACGTGCCCTGGGTCTCCATGAGCGCAGTCGGGGGCGCGCTCGGCAGCGTCATGGGCAATCCTGCCGACTGGGGCATCGACGTGCTTCTGCCGATCTATTTCCTCGGCCTCGTCCTCGGCTTTCGAAAGCGCGGCAATTTCCTGATGATCGTCACCGTGAGCGCCGTGGTCTCGGTCATTGCCCAGCACCTGATCGGCGCCCCCTGGCACATCAGCGTGGGCGCGCTTGCTGGCATCTTGCTGGCAGCCGTTCTTCCGCTGCCGGTGGCGGCAGGTAAGGAGACCGCACTGTGA
- a CDS encoding AzlD family protein, whose amino-acid sequence MTLLIAAAAAATFLTRVGGYFLVKRLKSMPPRLEAALNAVPAAVLTALVAPAFFYGEIDVKIAMAAAVLICLRFGAIPMLIGGWAVVMLMRQLIG is encoded by the coding sequence ATGACGCTGCTGATCGCGGCGGCTGCCGCCGCGACCTTCCTCACCCGTGTGGGTGGCTATTTTCTCGTCAAACGGCTGAAATCCATGCCGCCGCGACTGGAGGCGGCGCTCAATGCCGTCCCCGCAGCGGTCCTCACCGCACTCGTCGCCCCCGCCTTCTTCTATGGCGAGATCGACGTAAAGATCGCCATGGCTGCAGCCGTCCTGATCTGCTTGCGCTTTGGGGCCATTCCCATGCTGATCGGCGGCTGGGCCGTCGTCATGCTGATGCGGCAGCTGATCGGCTGA
- a CDS encoding aminopeptidase P family protein, whose translation MFQSFEVKSTPIHGKSRVAAIRGLFGELGIDGVLVPRSDEYLGEYVPESAERLAWATGFTGSAGMLMVTETLAVVFVDGRYVTQLAQQVDVSVFTPGDLVGEPPHKWIENRAPKGFCLGIDPWMHTGAEVRRLEKALADKGGSLVFLPFNPVDRLWTDRPAEPKGAVMIQALHQAGVSAADKLKKISADLAEKNLAAVLITDPSSVAWIFNLRGSDVPHTPHPLSRAIIKADGSTELFLDSAKTNAEVETYLRDLCEQVNPTLLAERLERVARDGGRILVDPDLAPYALSRMIRESGGEVVEGNDPAKLGRAVKNMVELNGSAAAHLQDGVALVEFLHWFDEQPHGSLTEIEAAKKLEAVRASVGERMQNPLKDISFDTISGAGENAAIMHYRVTTESDRQIRPAEMFLIDSGAQYVNGTTDITRTLAVGTVPEEQKRFFTLALKGMIAISTARFPKGTRGCDLDPLARIALWKAGADFAHGTGHGVGSYLSVHEGPQRIARLSTQELLPGMILSNEPGYYRPGSFGIRIENLIYVREAEAIEGGDQPMLGFETLTFVPIDRNLIVEDLLTRDELQWLDAYHSRTREELSPLIADAATRQWLEQATAPFGR comes from the coding sequence ATGTTTCAATCCTTCGAGGTCAAATCCACGCCGATTCACGGCAAGTCCCGCGTCGCAGCGATTCGGGGCCTGTTTGGCGAGCTCGGCATCGATGGCGTACTTGTTCCTCGTTCAGACGAGTATCTGGGCGAATATGTCCCGGAGTCGGCGGAGCGCCTAGCCTGGGCGACGGGCTTCACCGGATCCGCCGGCATGTTGATGGTGACCGAGACGCTGGCTGTCGTCTTCGTCGACGGTCGCTATGTGACCCAACTTGCCCAGCAGGTGGACGTTTCGGTCTTCACGCCTGGCGATCTCGTTGGCGAGCCGCCGCACAAATGGATCGAGAACCGGGCGCCGAAGGGTTTCTGCCTCGGCATCGACCCCTGGATGCATACGGGTGCCGAAGTTCGGCGCCTGGAAAAGGCACTTGCAGACAAGGGCGGCAGCCTCGTCTTCCTGCCGTTCAATCCCGTGGATCGTCTCTGGACGGATCGTCCCGCCGAGCCCAAAGGCGCTGTGATGATCCAGGCCCTTCATCAGGCTGGCGTATCGGCAGCCGACAAGCTGAAGAAGATCAGCGCCGATCTCGCCGAGAAGAATCTCGCGGCGGTTCTGATCACCGATCCCTCCTCGGTCGCCTGGATCTTCAATCTGCGTGGCAGTGACGTTCCGCACACGCCGCATCCGCTGTCGCGTGCGATCATCAAGGCAGACGGCTCGACGGAGCTCTTCCTTGACAGTGCCAAGACCAATGCCGAGGTCGAGACCTATCTGCGCGATCTCTGCGAACAGGTAAACCCAACGCTGCTCGCCGAGCGGCTGGAGCGGGTGGCCCGTGACGGTGGCCGCATCCTCGTCGATCCCGACCTCGCTCCTTATGCGCTTTCGCGCATGATCCGGGAAAGCGGTGGGGAAGTGGTCGAGGGCAATGATCCGGCCAAGCTCGGCCGCGCGGTGAAGAACATGGTCGAGCTTAACGGCTCGGCTGCCGCCCATCTGCAGGATGGTGTCGCTCTGGTGGAGTTTCTCCACTGGTTCGATGAGCAGCCGCATGGCAGCCTGACCGAGATCGAGGCCGCGAAGAAGCTGGAAGCGGTGCGGGCCTCGGTTGGCGAGCGCATGCAGAACCCGCTCAAGGATATCTCCTTCGACACGATTTCCGGTGCCGGCGAAAATGCCGCGATCATGCATTACCGCGTGACGACGGAGAGCGACAGGCAGATCCGGCCGGCCGAGATGTTCCTGATCGATTCAGGCGCGCAATATGTGAATGGCACGACGGACATTACCCGCACGCTCGCCGTCGGCACGGTGCCGGAGGAGCAGAAGCGCTTCTTCACGCTTGCGCTGAAAGGCATGATCGCGATCAGCACGGCGCGTTTTCCGAAGGGCACGCGTGGCTGCGACCTCGATCCGCTGGCGCGGATCGCGCTCTGGAAGGCCGGTGCCGATTTCGCCCATGGCACCGGTCATGGCGTCGGCTCCTACCTCTCGGTGCATGAGGGTCCGCAGAGGATCGCCAGATTGTCGACGCAGGAACTGCTGCCCGGCATGATCCTCTCCAACGAGCCTGGCTATTACCGCCCGGGCAGCTTCGGGATCCGCATCGAAAACCTGATCTATGTGCGAGAGGCCGAGGCGATCGAGGGTGGTGACCAGCCGATGCTGGGTTTCGAAACCCTGACCTTCGTGCCGATCGATCGCAACCTCATCGTCGAGGACCTGCTGACGCGCGACGAGCTGCAGTGGCTCGATGCCTATCATTCCAGGACCCGCGAAGAATTGTCGCCGCTGATTGCCGATGCCGCGACGCGGCAATGGCTGGAGCAGGCGACGGCGCCGTTTGGGCGCTGA
- a CDS encoding 50S ribosomal protein L11 methyltransferase, with protein MSEIRLYVSTTEKNANRILDLMSFAFGEEDFAIATTEVDEKADIWEASIYLMADQEDEVRPRVQDLLAEEFPDATIEREVIPDIDWIAKSLEGLKPVRAGRFLVHGSHDRDKVQINDVAIEIDAGQAFGTGHHGTTAGCLEVIEKVVRSRKVRNALDLGTGSGVLAIAVRKLLPVPVLATDIDPIAVRVAQENARRNQIIDGIDFRTAPGFHSTAFRDHGPFDLIIANILARPLIKMAPQLVTHLAPNGSVILSGILAEQRWKVIAAYSGEGLSHVKTIWRNGWVTIHFTQGKG; from the coding sequence GTGAGCGAAATTCGCCTCTATGTGAGCACCACCGAGAAGAACGCCAACCGGATCCTCGATCTGATGAGCTTCGCTTTCGGCGAGGAAGACTTCGCCATCGCGACCACAGAGGTCGACGAGAAGGCGGACATCTGGGAAGCTTCCATTTATCTGATGGCCGACCAGGAAGACGAGGTCAGGCCCCGCGTACAGGACCTGCTCGCCGAGGAATTCCCCGACGCCACGATCGAGCGGGAAGTCATTCCGGATATCGACTGGATCGCAAAGTCGCTCGAGGGTTTGAAGCCCGTACGCGCGGGACGGTTCCTGGTGCATGGCTCGCATGACCGTGACAAGGTCCAGATCAATGACGTCGCGATCGAGATCGATGCCGGCCAGGCATTCGGGACCGGTCATCACGGGACGACGGCTGGCTGCCTTGAAGTGATCGAGAAGGTGGTCCGTTCGCGCAAGGTCCGCAATGCGCTTGACCTTGGGACGGGCAGCGGCGTGCTGGCCATCGCAGTTCGCAAGCTGCTTCCGGTGCCGGTGTTGGCAACGGATATCGATCCGATCGCGGTCAGGGTCGCCCAGGAAAATGCGCGCCGCAACCAGATCATCGACGGCATCGATTTCCGCACAGCTCCGGGCTTTCACTCGACCGCATTTCGGGACCACGGCCCCTTCGATCTGATCATTGCCAATATTCTGGCGCGGCCACTGATCAAGATGGCGCCGCAGCTCGTCACCCATCTCGCACCGAATGGCTCGGTCATTCTCTCAGGCATTCTCGCAGAACAACGCTGGAAGGTGATCGCCGCCTATAGCGGCGAGGGGCTTTCGCATGTGAAGACGATCTGGCGCAATGGCTGGGTGACCATTCACTTTACGCAAGGCAAGGGCTGA
- a CDS encoding SCO family protein: protein MKTVRVVLWAAVVVMAGVLGWLTYQVTQSKEQIAEAPFGVPFQLVDQNGQPITEQALRGKPTALFFGFTHCPEVCPTTLFELDGWMKTVDPDAKGLQAYFVTVDPERDTPEILGQYISNVTDRVTGIAGDPAKIAEVVKGFRVYAKKIPLDEAQPDGDYTMDHTASVFLLDADGRFKGTIAYGENPDTAIKKLENLMKG from the coding sequence ATGAAAACGGTGAGAGTGGTCTTGTGGGCGGCGGTGGTGGTCATGGCCGGTGTGCTCGGCTGGCTCACATACCAGGTCACGCAATCCAAGGAGCAGATCGCCGAAGCACCCTTTGGCGTGCCTTTCCAGCTCGTTGATCAGAACGGCCAGCCGATCACCGAGCAGGCCTTGCGCGGGAAACCGACCGCGCTCTTCTTCGGCTTCACCCATTGCCCCGAAGTGTGTCCGACCACGCTGTTCGAGCTCGACGGCTGGATGAAGACGGTCGATCCCGATGCGAAGGGGCTCCAGGCCTATTTCGTGACCGTCGATCCGGAGCGGGATACGCCAGAAATCCTTGGCCAGTATATTTCCAATGTGACGGACCGGGTGACGGGCATCGCCGGCGATCCGGCCAAGATCGCCGAGGTCGTCAAGGGATTCCGCGTTTATGCCAAGAAGATCCCGTTGGACGAGGCACAGCCGGACGGGGACTATACGATGGACCACACGGCCTCCGTTTTCCTCCTGGACGCGGACGGGCGCTTCAAGGGAACGATCGCCTATGGAGAAAATCCCGACACGGCGATCAAGAAGCTCGAAAACCTGATGAAGGGCTGA
- a CDS encoding DUF2189 domain-containing protein has translation MEQQALQRGSPPKLQINRLRMHDISGAFADGWRDFRTYPAFGVFFGAIYAFGGIFIAVMLTSYQLPWMIIPVAIGFPLIGPFVAVGLYEISRRHQQGEKIGWKTVLTEVFRQRERQLSWMAFVVLFIFWIWIYQIRLLMALFLGFRIPATLDAFARVVLTTPEGLLFLAIGTIVGTVLAAILFSATVISMPLLLDHDVDFVTAMLTSMRTVIENPVPMLTFGLVVAGLAIAALVPLFLGLLVVLPVAGHATWHLYRRAITAT, from the coding sequence ATGGAACAGCAGGCACTCCAACGGGGCTCACCGCCGAAGCTGCAGATCAACCGGCTGCGGATGCACGACATCAGCGGCGCCTTCGCCGATGGCTGGCGTGATTTCCGCACTTATCCGGCCTTCGGGGTGTTTTTCGGCGCGATCTATGCCTTTGGCGGGATCTTCATCGCCGTGATGCTGACATCCTATCAACTGCCCTGGATGATCATTCCCGTCGCGATCGGCTTCCCCCTGATCGGCCCCTTCGTCGCCGTCGGTCTCTACGAGATCAGTCGCCGACACCAGCAGGGAGAAAAGATCGGCTGGAAAACGGTATTGACCGAAGTCTTCCGCCAGCGCGAGCGACAGCTCTCCTGGATGGCCTTCGTCGTCCTCTTCATCTTCTGGATTTGGATCTACCAGATCCGCCTGCTGATGGCCCTTTTCCTGGGGTTTCGCATCCCGGCCACGCTCGACGCCTTTGCCAGGGTGGTCCTCACGACACCGGAAGGGCTGCTCTTCCTCGCCATTGGCACGATCGTCGGCACAGTCCTCGCCGCCATCCTTTTCAGTGCAACCGTGATCTCCATGCCTCTGCTTCTCGACCACGACGTTGATTTCGTGACCGCCATGCTCACGAGCATGCGCACAGTCATCGAAAATCCCGTCCCGATGCTGACGTTTGGCCTTGTCGTGGCCGGGCTGGCCATCGCTGCACTTGTACCGCTGTTTCTGGGCCTGCTCGTGGTCCTCCCTGTTGCCGGTCACGCCACCTGGCATCTCTATCGCCGCGCGATCACAGCCACCTGA
- a CDS encoding chemotaxis protein CheW: MSNAIKQSGAYLEIVSFHLGDQEFCIDIMAIREIRGWAPVTPMPHTPPYVLGLINLRGAVIPVIDMACRLGMKMTEPSERAAIIVTDIAGKLVGLLVEQVSDMMTIKSEDLQPAPEIIPEAQRAFCRGIVALEKSMVCFLNLDTVIADELAQAA, encoded by the coding sequence ATGAGCAATGCCATCAAACAGTCGGGTGCGTATCTGGAAATCGTGTCTTTCCATCTCGGCGACCAGGAATTCTGCATCGACATCATGGCCATCCGCGAAATCCGCGGTTGGGCACCGGTGACGCCGATGCCACACACCCCGCCTTACGTCCTCGGCCTGATCAACCTGCGCGGCGCCGTCATCCCGGTCATCGACATGGCATGCCGGCTCGGCATGAAGATGACCGAACCGTCCGAGCGCGCGGCGATCATCGTCACGGACATCGCCGGCAAGCTGGTCGGCCTTCTGGTCGAACAGGTTTCCGACATGATGACGATCAAGAGCGAAGACCTGCAGCCGGCACCGGAAATCATCCCGGAAGCGCAGCGCGCCTTCTGCCGTGGCATCGTTGCACTCGAAAAGTCGATGGTCTGCTTCCTCAACCTCGACACCGTCATCGCCGACGAACTGGCGCAGGCGGCCTGA